A genomic region of Fundulus heteroclitus isolate FHET01 chromosome 24, MU-UCD_Fhet_4.1, whole genome shotgun sequence contains the following coding sequences:
- the LOC110368016 gene encoding uncharacterized protein LOC110368016: MFDPYSKLEGGSNAPINCLPTAIKKEKKKRKLPSGDASPEERSMAEAADYPILAQEDTPERVKELRRAIRESSQEAEKVLQETLLVQEETARCRRELQQRMELITGNEEIVEALQQVGRLLQEEQDLLEKRAEQAALHREQMSVLEERRTAASQRVQSLVAQIQEAKELKSGEGGAQPSKRAPKRRPRKK; the protein is encoded by the exons ATGTTTGATCCATACTCCAAACTGgaaggtggcagtaatgcacctATAAATTGTTTGCCAACcgcaataaaaaaagagaagaagaagaggaagctgCCTTCTGGAGACGCAAGCCCCGAGGAGAGAAGCATGGCAGAAGCTGCTGATTATCCGATCCTCGCCCAGGAAGACACGCCT GAACGGGTCAAAGAGCTGCGGCGTGCCATCAGAGAAAGCAGCCAGGAAGCGGAGAAGGTTCTGCAGGAGACGCTGCTGGTCCAGGAGGAGACGGCCCGCTG TAGGAGAGAACTTCAGCAGAGAATGGAGCTGATCACAGGCAATGAGGAGATAGTAGAAGCCCTGCAACAAGTAGGCAGACTTCTGCAAGAGGAACAGGATCTGTTGGAAAAGCGGGCTGAGCAGGCAGCTCTGCACAG AGAACAAATgagtgttttggaggagcggaGAACGGCTGCGTCACAAAGGGTCCAAAGTCTTGTTGCTCAAATCCAGGAGGCCAAGGAGCTGAAGTCTGGTGAGGGTGGAG CACAACCTTCAAAGCGTGCCCCTAAAAGAAGACCaaggaaaaaataa
- the LOC118557864 gene encoding gastrula zinc finger protein XlCGF57.1-like produces SLPGEQLNGKEVYPDQIKGREFPEENNGEEFTRIQDHGDASTPSEAEDTEKDEEDSDVEHPQSELKHLSDSGYKKCSITKKNVDSRRKVQPGVKLSCEDCAKTFIRKSTLNRHMRIHTGEKPFCCDLCGQRFRQKYNLNTHMRIHTGQKPFCCDLCGQRFSYKSTLNTHMRIHTGQKPFCCDLCGQRFRQKSHLNAHMRIHTGQKPFCCDLCGQRFIDKSGFNTHMRIHTGQKPFCCDLCGQRFSKKSTLNTHIIIHTRPKPFCCDLCGQRFIDKSALNTHMRIHTGEKPFCCDLCEQSFRHKSALNTHMRIHTGQKPFCCDLCGQSFSQNSALKTHMRIHTGQKPFCCDLCGQRFSHKSALKTHMRIHTGQKPFCCDLCGQRFRQKCNLNAHMRIHTGQKPFCCNLCGQRFSRKSHLDAHMRIHTGQKPFCCDLCGKRFIHKSHFNTHMRIHTGQKPFCCDLCGKRFSNKSNLNR; encoded by the exons agtctgccaggagagcaactcaatgggaaggag gtttatccagaccagattaaaggcagagagttTCCAGAAGAGAATAATGGAGAAGAATTcaccaggatacaagatcatggagatgcttccactccttcagaggctgaagacactgagaaggatgaagaggacagtgatgtagagcaccctcagtctgagctgaagcacttgtcagactctgggtataagaaatgttctataacgaagaaaaatgtggactcaCGAAGGAAAGTCCAACcaggagtgaagcttagctgtgaagactgtgccaaaacatttattagaaaatcaactttaaacagacacatgagaatccacacaggagagaagcctttctgctgtgatctatgtggacaacgatttaggcaaaaatataatttaaacacacacatgagaatccacacaggacagaagcctttctgttgtgatctatgtggacaaagatttagctacaaatcaactttaaacacacacatgagaatccatacaggacagaagcctttctgctgtgatctatgtggacaacgATTTAggcaaaaatcacatttaaacgcacacatgagaatccacacaggacagaagcctttttgttgtgatctatgcGGACAAAGATTTATTGATAAATCAGGTTtcaacacacacatgagaatccacacagggcagaagcctttctgttgtgatctatgtggacaaagatttagcaaaAAATCAACTCTGAACACACACATAATAATCCACACACGAccgaagcctttctgttgtgatctatgtggacaaagatttattgataaatcagctttaaacacacacatgagaatccatacaggagagaagcctttctgctgtgatctatgtgaacaaAGTTTTAGGcacaaatcagctttaaacacacacatgagaatccacacaggacagaagcctttctgttgtgatctatgtggacaaagtttTAGCCAAAACTCAGCtttaaagacacacatgagaatccacacaggacaaaagcctttctgttgtgatctatgtggacaaagatttagccacaaatcagctttaaagacacacatgagaatccacacaggacagaagcctttctgctgtgatctatgtggacaacgATTTaggcaaaaatgtaatttaaacgcacacatgagaatccacacaggacagaagcctttctgttgtaatctatgtggacaaagatttagccgaaaatcacATTTAGAcgcacacatgagaatccacacaggacagaagcctttctgttgcgatctgtgtggaaaaagatttatccataaatcacattttaacacacacatgagaatccacaccggacagaagcctttctgttgcgatctgtgtggaaaaagatttagcaacaaatctaatttaaacaga